A section of the Methanosarcina mazei S-6 genome encodes:
- a CDS encoding MBL fold hydrolase: MEQFSFIASMPDEPGALHRAAEIITRYKGNINRIQYDRRIDRNIVFFEVAAASEVYEKIREELERIGYLQTSLHPVAFLKFNVYLPNCPGALFDFLNHTTSSGANITFLDFDDRGHHPERLVVSLNIENTDLIDSLLNRLKSKYRLEIVEYDTTGEKLDDTVFYLRLAQKLRYYLGNAEDDFLMKFLHDINHIAQELSNLKKDPVEVFENILKVGETLRRTSGEGFYADVQRVRINKEIELFCFQLPCGGNIYLFDTPGEKVMIDAGYGIYQPDVVNMLQHYGLGDLSLLKRIYITHADADHCGAAGFFSAPSYLNRETLKITQETSRAYGSSNQGCILEEVYTKMINLFSRFTPPSNVILFPEISYQDKEIEKRGAFPVVSRFTIGDLEFEALQGLGGHMYGEIFYLCPEEGLLFPQDAVINFRSLSPERTEYNVLADYLMTSVNVDSSLAKEERNALLSLIQELDSELVKKGRKCLVCCGHGSISVLENGKLVEHSSSERYFARKAL, translated from the coding sequence ATGGAACAGTTCTCTTTTATTGCCTCAATGCCTGATGAGCCAGGAGCACTTCACAGGGCAGCCGAAATTATCACACGGTATAAAGGAAACATCAACCGGATCCAGTATGACCGGAGAATTGACAGGAACATTGTCTTCTTTGAGGTAGCTGCTGCTTCAGAGGTTTATGAAAAAATTCGTGAGGAGCTGGAAAGAATAGGTTACCTCCAGACCTCTCTGCATCCCGTAGCTTTCCTTAAATTCAATGTTTATCTCCCTAACTGCCCCGGAGCTTTATTTGATTTCCTGAACCATACCACTTCTTCAGGGGCAAATATTACTTTCCTTGATTTCGATGATAGGGGACATCATCCCGAAAGGCTTGTCGTGAGCCTGAATATTGAAAATACTGACCTTATAGATTCTCTCCTTAACAGGCTCAAGTCAAAGTACAGGCTTGAGATTGTAGAGTATGATACAACAGGCGAAAAGCTCGATGATACGGTTTTTTACCTCAGGCTTGCCCAGAAATTGAGGTACTATCTTGGAAATGCTGAAGACGATTTTTTAATGAAATTTCTCCATGATATCAACCACATCGCTCAGGAGCTCTCAAACCTGAAAAAAGATCCTGTAGAGGTCTTTGAGAATATCCTTAAAGTCGGGGAAACCCTCCGCAGGACCTCAGGTGAAGGGTTTTATGCCGATGTGCAGAGGGTCAGGATAAATAAAGAGATTGAACTTTTCTGCTTTCAGCTTCCCTGTGGGGGAAATATCTATCTTTTCGATACCCCTGGAGAAAAGGTCATGATTGATGCCGGTTATGGAATATACCAGCCTGATGTCGTGAACATGCTCCAGCACTATGGGCTTGGGGACCTGAGCCTGCTTAAAAGGATCTATATTACTCATGCAGATGCTGACCACTGCGGAGCTGCCGGCTTTTTCTCTGCCCCTTCCTATCTGAACCGGGAAACCCTGAAAATTACACAGGAAACCAGCAGGGCTTATGGGTCCAGCAACCAGGGATGTATCCTGGAAGAAGTTTATACGAAAATGATTAACCTCTTCTCAAGGTTCACCCCTCCTTCAAATGTAATCCTTTTTCCGGAAATTTCATACCAGGATAAGGAAATAGAGAAAAGGGGAGCTTTTCCGGTTGTTTCCCGTTTCACGATAGGAGATCTTGAGTTTGAAGCTCTTCAGGGCCTTGGAGGACATATGTATGGGGAAATATTCTATCTCTGCCCTGAAGAAGGCCTGCTTTTCCCTCAGGACGCGGTGATTAATTTCAGGAGTTTGAGCCCGGAGAGGACGGAATATAATGTTCTGGCTGACTATCTTATGACTTCGGTAAATGTGGACAGCAGCCTTGCAAAAGAGGAAAGGAATGCTCTACTTTCTCTTATACAGGAACTGGATTCCGAACTTGTTAAAAAAGGCAGGAAGTGTCTTGTTTGCTGCGGTCACGGTTCCATATCCGTGCTTGAAAACGGGAAACTTGTTGAACATTCTAGCTCAGAGAGGTACTTTGCAAGAAAAGCTCTGTAA
- a CDS encoding CcmD family protein, with protein sequence MEPSILAFAVSWILIFAYLLSLFRTYAELNKRLM encoded by the coding sequence ATGGAACCCTCAATTCTGGCATTTGCAGTAAGCTGGATTCTTATATTTGCATACCTCCTTTCGCTATTCAGGACATATGCAGAGCTTAACAAAAGGTTAATGTAA
- a CDS encoding cytochrome c maturation protein CcmE domain-containing protein: MNKKKKSLLAVSFIAGVILIGLYGVDSSERYIAVSELLANPQDYSGQNINAMGVVEDRSLHKDPGVTSFDLKDENDENLKIHVNYVGNLPSNLAEGKQVTIRGSMISESTFEANKIVTGCPSKYTE; the protein is encoded by the coding sequence ATGAATAAAAAAAAGAAATCATTGCTTGCAGTTTCTTTTATTGCTGGTGTGATTCTTATAGGGCTCTATGGAGTTGACTCTTCGGAAAGATACATCGCAGTATCTGAGCTCCTCGCCAATCCCCAGGACTACTCCGGGCAGAATATAAATGCTATGGGAGTTGTAGAAGACAGGAGCCTTCATAAAGACCCCGGTGTGACATCATTCGACCTGAAAGATGAAAACGATGAAAACCTTAAGATACATGTAAATTATGTAGGGAACTTACCTTCCAACCTTGCTGAAGGAAAACAGGTGACCATCAGAGGATCAATGATTTCCGAATCTACCTTTGAGGCAAATAAGATAGTTACCGGATGCCCGTCAAAGTACACGGAGTAA
- a CDS encoding geranylfarnesyl diphosphate synthase: MPVKVHGVILMNIEEWEEYRYVEAGIKESITLIEDPGLKKMVEHVCHSGGKRIRPIILLLVSEICSGSYSRSLNAALAVEMMHSASLIHDDLLDQGLVRRNLPSAPEKFGPSGALLCGDYLIAKSIAFISPYGEKVIQDFGKAGMDMAEGEVLDLKLEDESFGENDYFKCIYKKTASLFAISASIGAYTGGAEEELAERFSHFGNALGTAYQIVDDILEFLEVVEGKESKFTSETLPHIYMKSTSKEEALKKSIDCVKLHVAAAKETLETFRECPARDKLFQITDYITVDMLENL, from the coding sequence ATGCCCGTCAAAGTACACGGAGTAATACTGATGAATATTGAAGAATGGGAAGAATACAGATATGTAGAAGCCGGAATAAAAGAATCTATCACTCTTATAGAGGATCCTGGCTTAAAAAAAATGGTTGAGCATGTCTGTCATTCCGGAGGAAAAAGAATTCGGCCAATTATCCTCCTTCTGGTCAGCGAGATCTGTTCAGGCTCGTATTCCCGGAGCCTTAATGCAGCTCTGGCAGTTGAAATGATGCATTCGGCTTCCTTAATTCACGATGACCTGCTGGATCAGGGGCTTGTCCGAAGAAACCTGCCTTCGGCTCCTGAAAAATTCGGGCCTTCAGGAGCCCTGCTCTGCGGAGACTATCTTATTGCAAAATCAATTGCTTTCATTTCTCCTTATGGGGAAAAAGTTATTCAGGACTTTGGGAAAGCAGGGATGGACATGGCAGAAGGAGAAGTCCTTGACCTGAAGCTTGAAGATGAGAGTTTCGGAGAAAATGATTACTTTAAATGCATCTATAAAAAGACGGCTTCTCTATTCGCAATCAGTGCATCCATCGGGGCTTATACGGGCGGAGCTGAAGAAGAGCTTGCAGAACGTTTCAGTCATTTCGGAAATGCCCTCGGAACGGCATACCAGATTGTTGATGATATCCTTGAATTCCTTGAGGTTGTCGAGGGAAAGGAGTCTAAATTCACATCCGAAACCCTGCCGCACATCTATATGAAAAGCACGTCAAAGGAAGAAGCTCTCAAAAAGTCAATTGACTGCGTAAAGTTGCATGTTGCTGCCGCAAAAGAAACCCTCGAAACGTTCAGAGAATGTCCTGCAAGAGACAAGCTGTTCCAGATTACGGATTATATAACCGTCGACATGCTTGAGAACCTCTGA
- a CDS encoding radical SAM protein — MKVYDSPVIKVNASTENEKVVLDAEGPLSHIVKPFLKRINNIFSEEKPISINEDEIIFSTWIPPIPGPVFSRVISAEIAAIRKKRVPDQFTIGITARCPNNCIHCGAAGIKPEKELTLDEICNAVDQSIELGSYLVAFDGGETMIRNDLVDMVSRVDKTKAIATCLTSGFKLSEERAAALKAAGLYAARISLDSPLEAEHDRIRGRNGAYRDAIDGIKNADAAGILTDMFVVVSPHNIDDLEDFYSLAAELNVKEMSIYEIIAVGRWLEHEDEVISDKDVSRLKDFQITMNNKPEGPRVTAFPYFMGPELFGCFAGRRWMHVASDGEVMPCAYTPLSFGNICEEPLETIWKRMGKHSAYKKDNAAYCMMRNPDFRKKYIHTIPTGSRIPYRVK; from the coding sequence ATGAAAGTGTATGATAGTCCGGTGATTAAGGTAAACGCCAGCACTGAAAATGAAAAGGTGGTGCTCGACGCAGAAGGACCTCTTTCCCATATTGTAAAACCCTTTCTGAAACGTATAAATAATATTTTTTCGGAAGAAAAACCAATTTCAATAAACGAAGACGAGATTATATTTTCTACCTGGATTCCTCCTATTCCCGGCCCTGTTTTTAGCCGGGTTATAAGCGCTGAAATTGCAGCCATAAGGAAAAAACGTGTCCCGGATCAATTTACAATAGGGATTACTGCCCGATGTCCAAATAACTGTATCCACTGTGGGGCAGCCGGCATAAAGCCTGAAAAGGAATTGACGCTTGATGAAATCTGCAATGCTGTTGATCAGAGCATTGAACTTGGGTCCTATCTGGTCGCCTTCGACGGCGGAGAGACGATGATCAGAAACGATCTCGTTGATATGGTCTCAAGGGTAGACAAAACAAAAGCAATTGCCACATGTTTGACTTCAGGCTTCAAACTATCCGAAGAGCGAGCTGCTGCACTTAAAGCTGCAGGCCTGTATGCCGCCAGGATCAGCCTGGACAGTCCTCTTGAAGCCGAGCATGACCGTATCAGAGGTCGTAACGGCGCATACAGAGACGCGATCGACGGGATTAAAAATGCAGATGCTGCCGGAATCCTTACAGACATGTTTGTTGTTGTTTCCCCGCACAATATTGATGATCTTGAAGATTTCTATTCCCTCGCAGCTGAGCTGAACGTAAAAGAAATGTCAATTTATGAAATCATTGCAGTAGGACGCTGGCTTGAACACGAGGATGAAGTAATAAGCGATAAGGATGTATCCAGGCTTAAGGATTTCCAGATAACAATGAACAACAAACCTGAAGGTCCCAGGGTCACAGCTTTTCCCTATTTTATGGGTCCTGAGCTTTTCGGGTGCTTTGCTGGAAGGCGCTGGATGCATGTTGCATCTGACGGAGAGGTCATGCCCTGTGCGTATACTCCGCTTTCTTTTGGAAACATATGCGAGGAGCCTCTGGAAACTATCTGGAAGCGCATGGGTAAACACAGCGCGTATAAGAAAGATAATGCAGCTTACTGCATGATGCGAAATCCGGATTTCAGGAAGAAGTATATACATACCATCCCCACCGGATCCAGAATTCCATACAGGGTTAAATAA
- the tnpA gene encoding IS200/IS605 family transposase codes for MELNSFSHGYGQITYHLVLVPKYRYNIFYSKQIKKDCELILNNICIEQGYKLHALEIVDDHVHLFVEFHPSNSLSEVIQYLKGGSSYRLFKLHPELKKRYWGGSLWSSGKFYRSVGNVTADTIKHYIKESQKKPKTEVKSSKSAKPDQRIIDDF; via the coding sequence TTGGAATTGAACAGTTTTAGCCATGGCTATGGTCAGATTACCTACCATCTCGTGTTGGTGCCAAAGTATCGATACAATATATTCTACAGCAAGCAAATTAAAAAGGATTGTGAGTTGATCCTCAATAACATTTGTATTGAGCAAGGCTACAAGCTTCATGCTCTTGAAATTGTAGATGATCACGTTCACTTGTTTGTGGAATTTCATCCAAGCAACTCCTTGTCAGAAGTAATTCAATACTTGAAAGGAGGAAGTTCTTACAGGCTTTTCAAACTTCATCCTGAACTTAAAAAACGATATTGGGGTGGAAGTCTATGGTCAAGTGGCAAATTCTATCGATCAGTTGGAAATGTAACAGCTGACACAATCAAACATTATATAAAGGAATCACAGAAAAAACCGAAAACAGAAGTCAAGTCCTCTAAATCAGCAAAACCTGATCAAAGAATTATTGATGATTTCTGA
- the ahaH gene encoding ATP synthase archaeal subunit H has product MAKNEILSEIKKAEESAKLMVDEAIEAKNKRISDARAEAREILKQAEIDAHKAAQDSFKVGEEKILEERDKIVNDGEKNAIAMSQKAQANIDKSVNYLVQEFERAVLNE; this is encoded by the coding sequence ATGGCTAAAAATGAAATCTTATCCGAAATAAAAAAAGCGGAAGAGAGCGCTAAATTAATGGTTGATGAAGCCATTGAAGCGAAAAACAAGCGCATCTCCGATGCCAGGGCCGAAGCCAGGGAGATCCTGAAACAGGCCGAAATTGATGCACATAAAGCTGCACAAGACTCTTTTAAAGTAGGTGAAGAAAAGATCCTGGAGGAAAGAGATAAGATCGTCAACGATGGTGAAAAAAACGCAATAGCCATGTCCCAAAAAGCTCAAGCTAATATCGACAAATCCGTCAATTACCTAGTACAGGAGTTTGAGAGGGCGGTCCTTAATGAGTAG
- a CDS encoding V-type ATP synthase subunit I gives MSRPKEMTRAVIVGHKSILEETIDALHDINLFHIEDFVEDESGFKISKPFKNGEEVSKKLVKIRSIANYLGIESKKPVVQKSDAVLRELDTKLNELDRTISAKTETISQLENELKDLDAQKREILPYLSINLDFEYYRGYESLKVFAGTVKGSLEESQISSITKAYELYYDPQSKAVVLFVAKNDADKVYELLQGLGFKELRVPERGGVPSELLRFIEQKEAEVTRRIESLKGEIESLKVKYADFILASDEVLSIESQKAELPLRIATSANAFIIDGWTATEDFDKIVSVVNSATNGKAYVTSLELHHEEEEHAPVKYNNSKVVAPMQEIMDLYSRPKYTELDPSSAIFITFPLIYGMILGDIGYAIILGSLALAIKKLVKSDAVKPLMNILIYCQIWTIIFGVLYGEFLGFSLASSHTAHGMAAGLIPGWETITLFESIGGEEFTFPIHRSHMVMTMIAISVLVGLIHLNLGFLFGFSNIARHHGIKHAVLEKGSWIIIELGVLVAVLGYFGGIQVFTYAGALILVIGVVMLTMGEGIKGPIELPSLMGNALSYARIIAVGLSSIYIAGTVNDIAFEMIWPDHSQIGAAAIAAIIVFILGHGLNTILSIIAPGLHALRLQYVEFFGKFYEGGGRKFNPFGYIRKYTEE, from the coding sequence ATGAGTAGACCTAAAGAGATGACAAGGGCCGTTATTGTCGGGCATAAAAGCATTTTAGAAGAAACCATCGATGCATTACATGATATTAATCTCTTTCACATAGAAGATTTTGTCGAAGACGAGTCTGGTTTTAAGATCAGCAAGCCATTTAAAAACGGAGAAGAAGTCTCGAAAAAGCTTGTGAAGATCCGTTCCATCGCCAATTATTTGGGGATTGAAAGCAAAAAACCGGTAGTTCAGAAATCTGACGCTGTTCTGCGCGAACTTGACACGAAGTTGAATGAACTGGATAGGACAATTTCAGCTAAGACGGAAACAATCTCCCAGCTTGAAAATGAATTGAAAGACCTGGATGCCCAGAAAAGGGAAATCCTGCCTTATCTGTCCATTAATCTCGACTTCGAATATTACCGTGGCTACGAAAGCCTCAAGGTTTTCGCAGGTACTGTAAAAGGTAGCCTGGAAGAAAGTCAGATTTCGAGCATCACCAAAGCTTACGAGCTGTACTATGACCCTCAGTCAAAAGCAGTTGTACTGTTTGTAGCTAAAAATGATGCCGACAAAGTTTACGAATTACTTCAGGGTCTTGGATTCAAAGAACTTAGAGTTCCGGAAAGAGGTGGTGTCCCAAGCGAGCTGTTAAGGTTCATTGAACAGAAAGAAGCCGAAGTCACCAGAAGGATCGAATCCTTAAAAGGCGAAATCGAGTCCTTGAAAGTCAAGTACGCCGATTTCATCCTTGCCAGCGACGAGGTTCTGAGTATCGAGAGTCAGAAAGCAGAACTGCCTCTTAGAATAGCTACATCTGCAAACGCATTCATAATCGACGGATGGACTGCCACCGAGGATTTTGATAAGATTGTAAGTGTAGTTAACAGTGCCACTAATGGCAAGGCATATGTTACAAGCCTCGAACTTCATCACGAGGAAGAAGAACATGCCCCTGTCAAATACAACAATTCAAAAGTTGTGGCACCGATGCAGGAAATTATGGATCTGTATTCCAGGCCCAAATATACTGAACTCGACCCATCTTCAGCGATTTTCATAACCTTCCCGCTGATATATGGTATGATTCTCGGAGACATCGGATATGCAATAATATTGGGGTCACTTGCTCTGGCAATTAAAAAACTGGTAAAGTCAGATGCAGTGAAGCCTCTAATGAATATTCTTATCTATTGTCAGATATGGACAATTATCTTTGGAGTTCTTTATGGTGAGTTCCTTGGATTCTCGCTTGCAAGTTCACATACCGCACATGGTATGGCAGCAGGTTTGATTCCGGGCTGGGAAACTATAACTCTCTTCGAAAGCATAGGAGGCGAGGAATTTACTTTCCCAATCCACAGGTCTCACATGGTAATGACTATGATAGCAATAAGTGTCTTGGTAGGACTGATTCACTTAAATCTCGGTTTCCTGTTCGGGTTTTCAAACATCGCCAGGCACCACGGGATTAAACACGCGGTCCTAGAAAAAGGCAGTTGGATCATTATCGAGCTTGGTGTGCTCGTTGCAGTTCTCGGCTATTTTGGCGGCATTCAAGTGTTCACCTATGCAGGTGCTCTTATTCTAGTTATCGGAGTTGTGATGCTCACCATGGGTGAAGGTATCAAAGGTCCGATCGAGTTGCCATCTCTTATGGGTAATGCACTTTCGTATGCTCGTATTATCGCAGTCGGTCTGTCTTCGATTTACATTGCAGGTACGGTAAATGATATTGCTTTCGAAATGATTTGGCCTGATCACTCTCAGATCGGTGCCGCAGCAATAGCTGCAATAATTGTATTCATACTCGGACATGGTCTTAACACTATTCTGAGTATCATCGCTCCTGGACTGCACGCACTCAGGTTGCAGTATGTAGAATTCTTTGGAAAATTCTATGAAGGCGGGGGCAGAAAATTCAATCCATTCGGATACATAAGAAAATACACGGAGGAATAA
- a CDS encoding V-type ATP synthase subunit E — MGLEIVVKDIQEGARAEVSRIKAEGDAKASEIINEAKEIQKKTLGDSLAKAEEDLQSLHQQVISSANLEVKRITLNKRKELLDTVYNQTVENIKSMPASKKEELLKSILDKHEASGARAYSSKESEELVKKLTSLSYAGNIDSIGGIVLENEDRTVRLDFTYDSILKSVYERSLKQISDILYG; from the coding sequence ATGGGACTAGAGATCGTTGTAAAAGACATCCAAGAGGGTGCAAGAGCTGAGGTTTCCCGTATTAAAGCCGAAGGCGATGCAAAGGCCTCCGAGATAATTAATGAAGCTAAAGAAATTCAGAAGAAGACGCTCGGAGACAGCCTTGCCAAGGCGGAAGAGGACCTCCAAAGTCTGCACCAGCAGGTCATATCAAGTGCAAACCTGGAAGTTAAAAGAATTACGCTTAACAAGCGTAAGGAACTTCTAGATACCGTTTATAACCAGACAGTTGAAAATATTAAGTCAATGCCGGCATCCAAAAAAGAAGAGCTGTTAAAAAGTATTCTCGACAAGCATGAAGCTAGCGGCGCTAGAGCTTATTCTTCTAAGGAGTCAGAAGAGCTTGTTAAGAAGTTAACTTCTCTATCTTATGCTGGCAATATAGATTCTATTGGCGGAATTGTTCTGGAAAACGAGGACAGGACAGTCAGGTTAGATTTCACATACGATTCAATCCTGAAAAGCGTTTATGAACGTTCATTGAAGCAGATATCTGATATATTATACGGGTGA
- a CDS encoding V-type ATP synthase subunit C gives MRLLENLWGKKPSRKSDKKKKGSSNYAYAVTRVRAMKSKLLPKESYPRLLNMGIDEITRFIQESEYKNDVDELAMKYSGGDLAEHALNRNLALTYDKLVRITSGELNYLIVAYLKRYDIWNIKTLLRGKIYNASVEDILESLIAAGEFTYTSMSELAAKATYQEIVEALKHTEYYPLLQKFDGTNLAYIENELDKIYYADLFEAIGKPRSKDRKLFAQVVRLEVDVKNLINLFRLKKAGVMQPDEIMPLMIEGGLELKIEKLAALPYDEFVNELQRTQYWEAISGVVGPDMISLTTLESRLTRYYLESSTILSHVSPITVVPILDYIIHKNNEATNLRIIFRGKETGLSDELIKDQLVII, from the coding sequence ATGCGGCTTTTGGAGAATCTCTGGGGGAAAAAACCCTCACGAAAATCCGATAAAAAGAAAAAGGGCAGTTCAAACTATGCTTATGCCGTAACCCGTGTCCGCGCGATGAAAAGTAAGTTGCTCCCTAAAGAATCGTATCCCCGGCTTCTCAACATGGGAATCGATGAAATTACCCGCTTTATCCAAGAGTCTGAATACAAAAACGACGTTGACGAACTGGCAATGAAATACAGTGGTGGCGACCTGGCAGAACACGCATTGAACAGGAATCTTGCGCTCACTTATGATAAGTTGGTAAGAATTACCTCCGGAGAATTAAATTATCTGATTGTCGCATATCTGAAAAGATACGACATCTGGAACATTAAAACACTTCTCCGTGGGAAAATCTACAACGCATCTGTTGAAGATATCCTGGAATCTCTTATTGCTGCCGGGGAGTTTACTTACACTTCTATGTCAGAACTTGCAGCCAAGGCCACATATCAGGAAATCGTTGAGGCCCTGAAACATACTGAGTACTATCCCCTGCTGCAGAAGTTTGACGGAACTAACCTAGCATACATAGAAAACGAACTTGACAAGATATATTATGCAGACTTGTTTGAAGCAATCGGGAAACCAAGATCTAAGGACCGTAAGCTTTTCGCTCAGGTTGTCAGATTGGAAGTAGACGTTAAGAATCTAATCAACCTGTTCAGGCTGAAAAAAGCAGGTGTTATGCAGCCTGATGAAATCATGCCTCTCATGATTGAAGGTGGTCTCGAGCTAAAGATCGAGAAACTGGCAGCTCTACCATATGACGAATTTGTCAATGAGCTTCAAAGAACTCAATACTGGGAAGCGATTTCAGGCGTTGTAGGTCCGGATATGATTTCTCTGACTACCCTTGAAAGCAGGCTCACTAGATATTATCTTGAATCTTCAACAATTCTTTCGCATGTATCTCCGATCACAGTTGTACCTATTCTGGACTATATCATTCATAAAAATAATGAGGCTACAAATCTCCGGATCATTTTCAGGGGTAAAGAGACTGGCCTCAGTGATGAGTTAATCAAAGACCAGTTGGTGATTATCTAA
- a CDS encoding V-type ATP synthase subunit F, translated as MELAVIGKSEFVTGFRLAGISKVYETPDIPATESAVRSVLEDKSVGILVMHNDDIGNLPEVLRKNLNESVQPTVVALGGSGSGSTSLREKIKQAVGVDLWK; from the coding sequence ATGGAGTTAGCAGTGATCGGAAAGAGCGAATTCGTTACAGGGTTCAGGCTGGCCGGCATCAGTAAGGTTTATGAAACCCCTGATATCCCGGCTACTGAGTCAGCTGTAAGGTCTGTGCTTGAGGATAAAAGTGTCGGGATTCTTGTAATGCATAATGATGACATTGGTAATCTGCCGGAAGTTCTAAGGAAGAACTTAAACGAGTCTGTCCAGCCTACAGTAGTAGCGCTAGGAGGCAGCGGATCAGGCTCAACGAGTTTAAGAGAAAAAATAAAACAAGCGGTAGGTGTTGATCTGTGGAAGTAA